The following coding sequences are from one Deltaproteobacteria bacterium window:
- a CDS encoding SCP2 sterol-binding domain-containing protein, with translation MNLENHPTVQIIRSKAPSEFQYPSPPLHTRWLKDLAIESGAHDVGLVDIQRPGLAEHKDDLLKVFPHVKTLVSILCRLNPDNIRCVYRSVSDLEFLNGFEAVNAVSHRMSERLRAEGVRVLTPSGGFPMDLEHWPGKMWPVSHKPVAVEAGLGRLGLNRLLLHPQFGNFVVIGTLLLDREAESYDHPIDFDPCLGCKLCASVCPVGAIGEDGHFSFSNCMTHNYRDRMGGFSDWVEHIVTSNSAREYRKHVTDPETVSMWQSLSYGICNKSSYCMAVCPAGEKQIGPFLEDRKTYLTTVVNPLQKRTEMVYVVPGSDAEHFAAKRFPHKTIRRVGSGLRPKSVSNFLFSLPLVFQRIPAKGLDARYHLTFSGAESLEATIVIHDQKLEVLDGLQGVANLHLKADSATWVRFLAKEKNLLAALLTGKMKIKGSPALLKAFAACFP, from the coding sequence ATGAACCTGGAGAACCACCCAACCGTGCAAATCATCCGCAGCAAGGCGCCTTCCGAATTCCAATATCCATCCCCTCCGCTCCATACCCGGTGGCTCAAAGATCTGGCTATCGAATCCGGCGCCCATGACGTGGGCCTGGTCGATATCCAAAGACCCGGTTTGGCGGAGCATAAAGACGATCTTTTGAAGGTGTTCCCTCACGTCAAAACCCTCGTCAGCATTCTTTGCCGACTGAATCCCGACAACATTCGCTGCGTTTACCGATCCGTTTCGGATCTCGAGTTCCTGAACGGGTTCGAGGCGGTCAATGCGGTGTCACACCGTATGAGTGAGCGATTGAGAGCCGAAGGCGTTCGTGTCCTCACGCCTTCCGGCGGCTTTCCCATGGACCTCGAACACTGGCCCGGCAAAATGTGGCCGGTGTCCCATAAGCCCGTAGCTGTGGAAGCGGGATTGGGTCGGCTGGGGCTCAACCGTCTCCTCCTTCATCCGCAGTTCGGGAACTTCGTGGTGATCGGCACCCTCCTGCTGGATCGGGAGGCCGAGTCGTACGACCATCCTATTGATTTCGATCCCTGTCTGGGCTGCAAACTCTGTGCGTCCGTCTGCCCGGTGGGAGCCATCGGTGAAGACGGTCATTTCAGCTTTTCCAACTGTATGACCCATAACTACAGAGACCGCATGGGCGGCTTTTCGGACTGGGTGGAACATATCGTGACCAGTAACAGCGCTCGGGAATACCGCAAGCACGTGACGGATCCCGAAACCGTGTCCATGTGGCAGAGCCTCAGCTATGGCATCTGCAACAAATCCTCATATTGCATGGCCGTCTGCCCGGCTGGAGAAAAGCAGATCGGACCGTTCCTGGAAGATCGTAAAACCTACCTTACCACCGTCGTGAACCCGCTGCAGAAAAGGACCGAAATGGTTTATGTGGTCCCCGGATCCGACGCCGAACACTTTGCGGCAAAGCGTTTTCCTCACAAGACCATCAGACGCGTGGGAAGCGGGCTGCGCCCAAAGTCCGTATCGAATTTTCTGTTCAGCCTTCCCCTGGTTTTCCAACGAATTCCGGCCAAAGGCTTGGACGCCAGGTACCACCTCACTTTTAGCGGAGCCGAGTCCCTGGAGGCAACGATCGTCATACACGACCAGAAGCTCGAGGTGCTCGATGGCCTTCAGGGCGTAGCGAATTTGCACTTGAAAGCTGACAGCGCGACCTGGGTACGATTTCTGGCGAAAGAGAAAAACCTGCTGGCCGCGTTACTGACCGGTAAAATGAAGATCAAGGGATCGCCGGCATTGCTCAAGGCCTTCGCGGCGTGTTTCCCCTGA
- a CDS encoding metal-dependent transcriptional regulator, translating to MKREWEEALEAAWTVQEEGHNARSRAQHICHAELTDEILRELETDGLIAFDEESILLTKKGRQEARRIVRRHRLAEVLVKYALNVNTEEAEKLGCEMEHYLIPEVEESICILLGHPTHCPHGLLIPPGECCRQSKNVVSQTVVNLLKLKSGDKGKIAYIKPKSHSRLHRLSSFGVNPGSVIEVHQTYPALLIRFENTELAMDKEIAEDIFVWRM from the coding sequence ATGAAAAGAGAATGGGAAGAGGCGCTGGAAGCGGCCTGGACCGTCCAGGAAGAGGGGCACAACGCCCGCTCTCGAGCGCAGCACATCTGCCACGCGGAGCTGACGGACGAGATCTTGCGTGAGCTGGAAACGGATGGACTCATAGCGTTCGATGAAGAGAGCATTCTCCTTACCAAAAAAGGACGTCAGGAGGCCCGCAGGATCGTTCGCCGACATCGTCTGGCCGAAGTGTTGGTGAAGTACGCCTTAAACGTAAATACGGAGGAGGCGGAGAAACTGGGTTGCGAGATGGAACACTACCTCATACCCGAAGTTGAGGAAAGCATCTGTATCTTGCTGGGCCACCCCACTCATTGCCCGCACGGTCTGCTCATCCCCCCGGGAGAATGCTGCCGGCAATCCAAGAACGTGGTGAGCCAGACCGTCGTGAATCTCCTCAAACTGAAGAGCGGAGATAAAGGGAAGATCGCTTACATCAAGCCCAAGAGCCACAGCCGGCTTCATCGTCTTTCCTCGTTCGGCGTAAATCCGGGTTCGGTCATCGAGGTTCACCAGACCTATCCGGCGTTACTCATTCGATTCGAGAACACCGAGCTGGCCATGGACAAGGAGATTGCGGAAGACATTTTTGTCTGGCGCATGTAA
- a CDS encoding Glu/Leu/Phe/Val dehydrogenase has translation MTEEKLNPFSIAQQQLDEAAETLGLEPAVHELLRRPMYEIQCSLPVRMDDGSTRIFRGFRVQYNTARGPAKGGIRWHPEETIDTVRALAAWMTWKTAVVDIPLGGGKGGVICNPKELSETEKERLARAYVRALVHALGSTKDVPAPDVYTTPQIMAWMMDEYEALVGHKHPGVITGKPLPLGGSRGRMDATARGGVYVTREAAAALGIDLHGQTMAIQGFGNAGQHAALLGEELLGLKLIAASDSKGGIYNASGLNTRDLVDYKRKHGVLKGFPEAEEITNEELLQLPVTVLFPSALENAIRRDNAPKIKCRILCELANGPTTPEADDILSANGVFVLPDFLANAGGVTVSYFEQVQNITNFYWETEEVHLRLDQHMTKAFKGVYNMSLRQHTHMRNAAYLVAVQRVAEACKLRGWV, from the coding sequence ATGACGGAAGAGAAGCTGAATCCCTTCAGTATCGCGCAGCAACAGCTCGATGAGGCCGCGGAAACACTGGGCCTGGAACCTGCGGTTCACGAACTTCTTCGCAGACCTATGTATGAAATACAATGCTCGTTGCCGGTGCGAATGGACGACGGATCGACCCGAATTTTTCGCGGGTTCCGCGTGCAATATAATACGGCCCGAGGACCGGCCAAAGGCGGTATCCGCTGGCATCCCGAGGAGACCATAGACACGGTCCGGGCGCTGGCTGCCTGGATGACATGGAAAACAGCGGTAGTCGACATACCTCTCGGTGGTGGGAAAGGAGGGGTGATCTGCAATCCCAAAGAGCTTTCCGAAACAGAGAAAGAACGGCTGGCCAGAGCGTATGTGCGCGCCCTTGTGCACGCGCTGGGGTCCACTAAGGACGTTCCGGCTCCGGACGTGTACACGACTCCACAGATCATGGCTTGGATGATGGACGAATACGAGGCTCTAGTGGGGCACAAGCATCCCGGCGTCATTACCGGAAAACCACTTCCTCTTGGGGGATCGCGAGGCCGCATGGACGCCACGGCGCGGGGTGGAGTCTATGTCACGCGCGAAGCCGCCGCGGCGCTTGGTATCGATCTGCACGGACAAACCATGGCAATTCAAGGGTTCGGCAATGCGGGACAGCACGCCGCGCTTCTGGGCGAGGAACTGTTGGGCCTTAAGCTCATCGCAGCTTCCGATTCCAAAGGAGGCATATACAACGCTTCCGGACTCAATACTCGCGACCTGGTGGACTACAAACGGAAACATGGCGTGCTCAAGGGATTCCCCGAGGCGGAAGAAATCACGAACGAGGAGCTTCTTCAACTGCCCGTCACGGTCTTGTTTCCATCCGCGTTGGAAAACGCCATCCGCAGGGACAACGCGCCCAAAATCAAATGTCGGATTCTATGTGAATTGGCCAATGGACCCACAACACCGGAAGCCGATGATATTCTGAGTGCGAACGGGGTCTTCGTTCTCCCGGACTTTCTGGCCAACGCCGGCGGCGTAACCGTATCGTATTTCGAGCAGGTGCAGAATATCACCAACTTCTACTGGGAAACCGAGGAAGTTCACCTGCGCTTGGACCAGCACATGACCAAGGCGTTCAAAGGTGTCTACAACATGAGCTTGCGGCAACACACACACATGCGCAATGCGGCGTACCTCGTTGCTGTTCAACGTGTTGCGGAGGCTTGCAAGCTCAGGGGCTGGGTTTAG
- a CDS encoding ferrous iron transporter B, translating into MAQKEGSYSIQHTENAVVLLGNLNVGKTSIFERLCRGAHHSFNYPGTPVWASSSRITGTDYTLLDTPGIHSVFTLSEDESLAWETVLTSAPRILVVVGDAKNLVRSLSLFLQITEYDIPVVLDLNMMDEARQRGISIDVDRLSKILGVPVNTSVAVEGIGLRTLKRVLPEARTPVHHVRLPQEIETYLSAFGNLVKGSVLDTRAAGLQVLAEDPGVLKLLDSRLDEDASGSVRRLVQEARNRIHRSPEIMLSEIYTRSAQRIADQVQSLSPPYRMPFADKLGVWSRNVATGVPIAALVLALMYLIVGEFGAQFLVGLVEGDLFGRIVIPAVRSLCLKVPFPIFERAITGEFGLVSVGLTLALGVVVPVLFTFFLAFAALEDSGYLARLSILLERVFRRIGLTGKGVFPIIMGFSCVTMAILTTRILESKKERIIATLLLLMGMPCAPLLSVMLVILGELGWKAYAVVFGILAAQMFLVGFVAEKLLPGYRSLFFMEIPPLRVPRFKSILTKTIQRIVHFTSEAIPIFLLATFVLFVLNELGFLRLLEYLGKPVLESWLGLPAESIRVVISTIIRREAGAALLKDLFDQGVFNDVQAVLLLLICTFLLPCVNALVVTYKERGVKTATFLILFVSTYAILAGVVLHYFFVTLNIQFR; encoded by the coding sequence GTGGCACAGAAAGAAGGAAGCTACTCCATTCAACACACCGAAAACGCCGTTGTTCTGCTAGGTAATCTCAATGTAGGGAAGACCTCGATTTTTGAACGGCTGTGCCGGGGCGCACACCACAGCTTCAATTATCCCGGAACGCCGGTATGGGCGTCTTCCTCCAGAATTACCGGCACGGACTACACTCTTCTGGACACTCCCGGCATCCACAGCGTGTTCACGTTGAGCGAAGACGAGTCTTTAGCCTGGGAAACCGTTCTCACGTCGGCTCCCCGGATTCTGGTTGTAGTGGGAGACGCCAAGAATCTGGTTCGATCCCTTTCTCTATTTCTACAAATCACCGAATACGACATCCCGGTAGTGCTGGATCTGAACATGATGGACGAGGCCAGGCAGAGGGGCATCTCCATCGACGTGGATCGCCTGTCGAAAATCCTGGGTGTGCCCGTAAATACATCAGTGGCCGTGGAAGGCATTGGTTTAAGAACACTCAAACGGGTACTTCCCGAAGCGAGAACGCCCGTTCATCATGTACGCCTTCCGCAGGAGATCGAAACCTACCTGTCCGCATTCGGGAATCTTGTCAAAGGCAGCGTGCTCGACACGAGGGCGGCGGGATTGCAGGTCCTGGCGGAGGACCCCGGTGTGTTGAAGCTCCTCGACAGCCGTCTCGACGAGGACGCGTCCGGAAGCGTGAGACGTCTGGTTCAGGAGGCCCGAAATCGGATTCATCGTTCCCCCGAGATCATGCTTAGCGAGATCTATACGAGATCCGCACAGCGAATCGCCGATCAGGTACAGAGTCTCTCTCCGCCTTACCGGATGCCCTTCGCGGACAAGTTGGGCGTGTGGTCCCGCAACGTGGCGACCGGCGTCCCTATCGCGGCGCTGGTGCTCGCCCTCATGTATCTCATCGTGGGTGAATTCGGGGCTCAATTCCTTGTTGGGCTTGTTGAAGGAGATCTTTTCGGACGAATCGTCATCCCGGCCGTACGCAGCCTATGTCTCAAAGTGCCGTTCCCCATCTTCGAACGCGCCATCACGGGCGAATTCGGTCTGGTCAGCGTAGGATTGACCCTCGCACTCGGAGTGGTGGTGCCGGTGTTGTTCACGTTTTTCCTGGCGTTCGCCGCTTTGGAGGACTCGGGATACCTGGCCCGCCTGTCCATTTTGTTGGAACGGGTATTTCGGCGTATCGGGCTTACGGGCAAAGGCGTATTCCCGATCATCATGGGCTTTTCCTGCGTTACCATGGCCATTCTGACCACACGGATCCTGGAGTCGAAAAAGGAACGGATCATCGCCACCCTGCTGCTCTTGATGGGGATGCCTTGCGCCCCCCTCCTGAGCGTGATGCTCGTGATCCTTGGGGAGCTGGGCTGGAAGGCCTACGCAGTCGTTTTCGGCATTCTTGCGGCCCAGATGTTCCTGGTGGGTTTTGTGGCTGAAAAACTTCTGCCTGGATACCGATCCCTTTTTTTTATGGAAATCCCGCCGTTACGTGTTCCCAGGTTCAAGAGCATTCTGACCAAGACCATCCAGCGAATCGTTCATTTTACTTCGGAGGCGATTCCCATTTTCTTATTGGCCACTTTTGTGCTGTTTGTTTTGAACGAGCTGGGATTCCTGAGACTGCTCGAATACCTGGGCAAACCCGTACTGGAGTCCTGGCTCGGATTGCCGGCTGAAAGCATTCGAGTGGTTATATCCACGATTATACGCAGGGAAGCCGGAGCGGCGCTCTTGAAGGACTTGTTCGACCAGGGGGTCTTCAACGACGTTCAGGCAGTGCTCCTGTTGTTAATCTGTACATTCCTGCTGCCGTGCGTTAACGCACTGGTGGTGACCTACAAGGAACGCGGAGTAAAAACGGCGACGTTTTTGATTTTGTTCGTATCTACATACGCGATTCTTGCCGGGGTCGTGCTGCACTATTTCTTTGTAACTTTGAACATTCAATTCAGGTAA
- a CDS encoding NAD(P)/FAD-dependent oxidoreductase, producing the protein MKNYVIIGQGVAGVTAAEHLRKQDQAGGITMLTDEDLPFYWRTRLNDHIAGHLDEKGLIVKDDRHYRNLSIDCRLNAPVVSADPDKKVVTTKSREEIPYDVLLVATGSHSFLPPIEGAEKKGVFALRSVQDSRDIRAHAQNKKQAVLIGGGLLGLETANALRKMGLRCKVIEFFPRLLPRQLDVAGAGHLQKIMEGMGLSFWLGAVTKEILGKDEVSGVRLESGETIEAEMVIVSAGVRPNLELAKPLGLEVDKGIIVDERMRTSREGVFAAGDVTQFNGMLYGIWPAAMEQGKIAGINMGGGEAVYSGTTMANILKVVGIDLASMGNIDAENEYESIVVSGENFYKKVVIMDNLVIGGIFLGDKGEFNDIKKLMEEQTDISKTKNSLLK; encoded by the coding sequence ATGAAAAACTATGTGATTATCGGTCAGGGAGTCGCCGGCGTAACGGCGGCGGAACACCTTCGAAAGCAGGATCAAGCGGGCGGCATCACCATGTTGACCGATGAGGATCTCCCGTTTTATTGGCGCACCAGACTGAACGATCATATAGCGGGTCATTTGGACGAGAAGGGTTTGATCGTCAAAGACGACCGGCACTACCGCAACCTTTCCATAGATTGCCGTCTCAATGCGCCCGTCGTGAGTGCCGACCCCGACAAGAAAGTCGTAACGACAAAAAGCCGGGAAGAGATTCCTTACGATGTGCTCCTCGTGGCCACTGGAAGTCATTCCTTCCTTCCGCCGATCGAGGGAGCGGAGAAAAAAGGCGTTTTCGCGCTGAGGTCCGTTCAGGACAGCCGTGACATCAGAGCTCACGCGCAAAACAAGAAGCAGGCGGTTCTCATCGGGGGCGGGCTTCTGGGCCTCGAGACGGCCAATGCCCTGCGAAAAATGGGGCTTCGGTGCAAGGTGATCGAATTCTTTCCCAGACTGCTTCCCAGGCAACTCGACGTGGCAGGAGCCGGCCATCTGCAGAAGATCATGGAAGGAATGGGACTGTCCTTTTGGCTGGGCGCGGTCACCAAAGAGATTTTGGGAAAAGACGAGGTGTCGGGAGTGCGGCTCGAAAGCGGCGAAACCATCGAGGCGGAAATGGTCATCGTTTCCGCCGGTGTCCGACCCAACCTGGAACTGGCAAAACCGTTGGGCCTCGAGGTGGACAAGGGAATCATCGTAGACGAACGGATGAGAACCAGCCGCGAAGGCGTCTTTGCGGCCGGAGACGTAACCCAATTCAACGGTATGCTGTACGGCATATGGCCTGCGGCCATGGAGCAAGGTAAGATCGCGGGTATCAATATGGGGGGCGGCGAGGCCGTCTACTCCGGAACGACCATGGCCAATATACTGAAAGTCGTTGGCATCGATCTCGCCTCGATGGGAAATATCGATGCGGAGAACGAATACGAAAGTATCGTTGTTTCCGGGGAAAACTTCTACAAGAAGGTCGTTATTATGGACAATCTGGTGATCGGCGGCATTTTTCTCGGCGACAAGGGTGAATTCAACGACATAAAAAAGCTTATGGAAGAACAAACCGACATATCCAAGACCAAGAATTCTCTGCTCAAATAG